A region of Thermococcus barossii DNA encodes the following proteins:
- a CDS encoding MEMO1 family protein has protein sequence MDGVRYPAVAGSFYPSGRALIEMLEEFFSDLGEEGNERRITAGVAPHAGYVFSGYTASRTYKAIFEDGLPETFVILGPNHTGLGSPIAVYPAGKWRTPLGDVEVDAEIAKAIAKLSGIADLDELAHRYEHSIEVQLPFIQYLAKRAGRAVKIVPIALGIQDEETSEDLGKAVFEASRELGRDVVVIASTDFMHYGPMYGYMPFRARADELPHRIKEWDFRVIRRILDFDVRGMFRELREMNHTMCGPGGVGTAIVYSRLAGALEAELLHYTTSYEVSRSTEAVVGYASIVMRR, from the coding sequence ATGGACGGCGTAAGGTATCCGGCCGTTGCGGGGAGCTTCTATCCCTCCGGAAGGGCTCTCATCGAGATGCTGGAGGAGTTCTTCAGCGACCTCGGCGAGGAAGGGAACGAAAGGAGGATAACCGCCGGAGTTGCACCCCACGCGGGCTACGTGTTTTCGGGCTACACCGCATCGAGAACATACAAGGCCATCTTTGAGGACGGCCTTCCCGAGACCTTTGTTATTCTGGGACCCAACCACACCGGATTAGGCTCGCCGATAGCGGTCTATCCGGCCGGAAAATGGCGCACACCGCTCGGTGACGTCGAAGTTGATGCGGAGATAGCGAAGGCCATAGCGAAGCTCTCGGGGATAGCTGACTTGGACGAGCTTGCCCACAGGTACGAGCACTCGATAGAGGTTCAGCTCCCCTTTATACAGTACCTCGCGAAAAGGGCCGGCAGGGCGGTGAAGATAGTGCCGATAGCCCTCGGCATCCAGGACGAGGAAACCTCCGAAGACCTCGGAAAGGCAGTATTCGAGGCGAGCAGGGAGCTCGGCAGGGACGTGGTGGTGATAGCGAGCACGGACTTCATGCACTACGGCCCAATGTACGGCTACATGCCCTTCAGGGCGAGGGCCGACGAGCTTCCGCATAGAATAAAGGAGTGGGACTTCAGAGTGATCAGGAGGATACTCGACTTCGACGTCAGGGGTATGTTCAGAGAGCTAAGGGAGATGAACCACACCATGTGTGGGCCTGGAGGAGTCGGAACCGCCATCGTTTACTCCCGCCTTGCCGGAGCGCTTGAGGCCGAGCTCCTCCATTACACGACGAGCTACGAGGTCAGCAGGAGCACCGAGGCGGTCGTGGGCTACGCGAGCATCGTGATGAGGAGGTGA
- a CDS encoding mevalonate kinase translates to MRVLASAPAKIILFGEHSVVYGKPAIAAAIDLRTYVRAEFNDRGTIKIEAKDIRVPGLTVSFSEDEIYFESDYGRAAEVLSYVRQAIELVREEAGANGKGITVSITSQIPVGAGLGSSAAVAVATIGAVSRLLGLELSNEEIGRLGHRVELLVQGASSGIDPTVSAIGGFIHYERGKFEHLPFMELPIVVGYTGSSGSTKELVAMVRRSYEEMPDVIEPVLVAMGKIVEKARDVILSELDDDVRFSQLGRLMNINHGLLDALGVSTKKLSELVYAARVAGAIGAKITGAGGGGCMYALAPENQSEVATAITIAGGTPMITRISREGLRIEEVLP, encoded by the coding sequence ATGAGGGTTTTAGCTTCCGCTCCTGCCAAGATTATCCTCTTTGGAGAGCACAGCGTGGTCTACGGAAAGCCGGCGATAGCCGCTGCAATAGACCTCAGGACCTACGTCCGGGCTGAGTTCAACGATAGGGGCACGATAAAGATAGAAGCCAAGGACATACGCGTTCCTGGCCTGACGGTTTCATTCTCCGAGGACGAGATATATTTCGAGAGCGATTACGGCAGAGCCGCTGAGGTTCTCAGCTATGTCCGCCAGGCGATAGAACTGGTGAGGGAAGAGGCCGGTGCGAACGGAAAAGGAATTACGGTCTCGATAACCTCTCAGATTCCCGTCGGTGCGGGCCTCGGTTCATCGGCGGCGGTGGCAGTTGCAACTATCGGTGCCGTCTCAAGGCTCCTCGGCCTTGAACTGAGCAACGAGGAAATTGGAAGGCTCGGCCACAGGGTTGAGCTCCTCGTCCAGGGTGCCTCAAGCGGAATAGACCCGACGGTTTCTGCCATAGGCGGATTCATCCACTACGAGAGGGGGAAGTTCGAGCACCTGCCCTTCATGGAGCTGCCCATCGTTGTCGGCTACACTGGTTCGAGCGGCTCAACAAAGGAGCTCGTCGCGATGGTCAGGAGGAGCTACGAGGAGATGCCCGACGTTATCGAGCCGGTACTCGTTGCGATGGGCAAGATAGTCGAGAAAGCAAGGGATGTCATTCTCTCGGAGCTGGACGACGATGTCCGCTTCTCCCAGCTCGGGCGGCTCATGAACATAAACCACGGCCTGCTCGATGCACTGGGCGTTTCAACCAAGAAACTCAGCGAGCTTGTCTACGCCGCGAGGGTTGCCGGGGCGATAGGGGCGAAGATAACCGGCGCAGGCGGCGGTGGCTGTATGTACGCCCTAGCCCCGGAGAACCAGAGCGAAGTGGCAACGGCCATAACAATAGCCGGCGGGACGCCGATGATAACGAGGATAAGCAGGGAAGGGCTTCGCATAGAGGAGGTTCTGCCATGA
- a CDS encoding isopentenyl phosphate kinase has protein sequence MIIVKVGGSVFSDKKGKPENFEGATVRSIAREISKFYPRKSFIVVHGGGSFGHPEAKKYGIREGLPEDWKTANFRRIGFTETHQAMLRANARFIEEFVRENLPAFSVSTSSVFITENGEVAYGDLEVVERLLELRFIPVLFGDVSVDLAKGIDILSGDQIITYLAKMLEPEKVVFLMDVDGVYDGKPGEGSLVQSLARDEIDSLLERLRCTASGTDVTGGICNKLEEAKKIAEHSEVWFVNGKVPGRLSGAIRGDGFGTRIV, from the coding sequence ATGATAATCGTCAAGGTTGGGGGAAGCGTCTTCAGCGACAAGAAGGGCAAACCTGAGAACTTTGAGGGCGCGACCGTCAGGAGCATAGCGAGGGAGATATCCAAGTTTTACCCACGTAAAAGCTTCATCGTTGTGCACGGTGGAGGGAGCTTCGGGCATCCGGAGGCGAAGAAGTACGGCATAAGGGAGGGCCTTCCCGAGGACTGGAAGACCGCTAACTTCAGGAGGATAGGCTTCACCGAGACCCACCAGGCCATGCTCCGGGCGAACGCGAGGTTCATTGAGGAGTTCGTCAGGGAGAACCTGCCGGCCTTCTCAGTCTCGACCTCCTCGGTCTTCATCACCGAGAACGGCGAGGTCGCCTACGGAGACCTTGAGGTGGTGGAAAGGCTTCTGGAGCTTAGGTTCATCCCCGTTCTCTTCGGAGACGTCTCGGTAGACCTCGCGAAGGGCATCGACATACTCTCCGGCGATCAAATCATCACATACCTCGCCAAGATGCTCGAACCTGAAAAGGTTGTCTTCCTGATGGACGTGGACGGTGTCTACGACGGGAAACCCGGCGAGGGATCGCTGGTTCAGAGCCTCGCCAGGGATGAGATAGACTCCCTCCTCGAAAGGCTCCGCTGCACGGCTTCGGGAACCGACGTAACCGGTGGAATCTGCAACAAGCTGGAGGAAGCGAAGAAGATAGCCGAGCACTCGGAGGTCTGGTTCGTCAACGGCAAAGTTCCCGGAAGGCTGAGCGGGGCGATAAGGGGTGACGGCTTCGGGACGAGGATAGTCTGA
- a CDS encoding NAD(P)/FAD-dependent oxidoreductase, giving the protein MEEKITIIGGGIGGLYTAFNLVENGVEASRITIVAKEWPPYTRHRLAEMLSQGLSQDDAMPGTVNSLQEEGIEVVRGEAVELRTEEKLVGVRTEKGNLRIGYGLLVMATGGRPFVPPIRGIEKKGVIGFHGLRDVEFLAALSPERKIAVIGAGLVGLTAAMALRERGHTVTVVEAKKGVLPNILARRPSELLEEHLEKKGIQVLTGSIVKEVLGNGKVNGIELADGRELEIDAVVLAAGVRPNSSLLRDDGKPIWIDVTGRTAIPDVYALGDCAMSWDFITGRAVYRPLGFVAGHYARLIAADIAGRTAQDSGIIPAVYERIGKAEVYSIGLTPWEAERFDFRSNIEISEGQGWTEAILTDEKDRILGWQRVQIGHFHSIGSAEAYIRIKEDWG; this is encoded by the coding sequence ATGGAGGAGAAAATCACGATAATCGGCGGCGGGATTGGGGGGCTCTACACAGCCTTCAACCTCGTCGAAAACGGAGTTGAAGCCAGCAGAATAACAATCGTGGCGAAAGAATGGCCCCCCTACACGAGACACCGCCTTGCGGAGATGCTCTCCCAGGGTCTCTCCCAGGATGATGCCATGCCGGGAACCGTGAACTCCCTTCAGGAAGAGGGCATAGAGGTCGTGAGGGGCGAGGCGGTTGAACTCCGGACGGAAGAAAAGCTGGTGGGTGTGCGGACCGAAAAAGGGAACCTCAGGATTGGGTACGGCCTGCTGGTTATGGCAACGGGAGGAAGGCCCTTCGTGCCGCCGATAAGGGGGATCGAGAAAAAGGGCGTCATTGGATTCCACGGCCTTAGGGATGTCGAATTTCTCGCCGCTCTTTCCCCTGAGAGGAAGATAGCGGTCATAGGGGCGGGACTCGTTGGGCTGACGGCAGCAATGGCACTGAGGGAGAGGGGACACACTGTCACCGTGGTGGAAGCCAAGAAGGGAGTTCTGCCCAACATTCTGGCCAGAAGACCCTCGGAACTCCTTGAGGAACACCTGGAGAAGAAGGGGATTCAGGTTCTCACTGGCTCCATCGTGAAGGAAGTCCTGGGAAACGGGAAAGTAAATGGGATTGAGCTGGCGGACGGTAGGGAGCTGGAAATAGACGCGGTCGTCCTCGCCGCAGGGGTGAGGCCCAATTCCTCGCTTTTGAGGGACGATGGAAAGCCGATATGGATTGACGTAACCGGGAGGACCGCGATTCCGGACGTGTATGCCCTTGGGGACTGCGCGATGAGCTGGGACTTCATAACCGGAAGGGCTGTTTACCGCCCCCTGGGCTTCGTCGCCGGGCATTACGCGAGGCTGATAGCAGCGGACATCGCTGGAAGGACTGCACAGGACAGCGGGATAATCCCCGCGGTCTACGAGAGGATTGGAAAAGCTGAAGTCTATTCCATAGGGCTTACTCCATGGGAAGCGGAGCGCTTCGACTTCCGCTCAAATATAGAGATTTCAGAGGGGCAGGGCTGGACGGAGGCGATCCTAACGGACGAAAAAGACAGGATCCTCGGATGGCAGAGGGTCCAGATTGGTCACTTCCACTCGATAGGCTCTGCAGAGGCTTACATCAGGATAAAGGAGGATTGGGGATAA
- a CDS encoding 4Fe-4S dicluster domain-containing protein, whose amino-acid sequence MGYLLHVLAEKCTGCMDCVEACPIEDGIRMIPLPSGEWDVVVCRHCNPAPCVEVCDFGALGVSGDGAVVLNPALCTSCKACIAVCPFGAVFLRPSGTMAKCDLCSGSPKCAEACREGALIYERVEKKSLMKGKPSVAELLELKGLR is encoded by the coding sequence ATGGGATACCTCCTCCACGTCCTGGCAGAGAAGTGCACCGGCTGCATGGACTGCGTCGAGGCGTGCCCGATCGAGGACGGGATAAGGATGATTCCCCTCCCCTCGGGAGAATGGGACGTAGTAGTCTGCAGGCACTGCAACCCGGCACCCTGCGTGGAAGTCTGCGACTTCGGGGCGCTCGGTGTTTCGGGAGATGGTGCCGTGGTTCTAAACCCGGCCCTCTGCACGTCCTGCAAGGCCTGCATCGCGGTGTGCCCCTTCGGCGCGGTCTTCCTCAGGCCCAGCGGCACGATGGCAAAATGCGACCTCTGCTCCGGAAGCCCGAAGTGTGCCGAGGCCTGCCGTGAGGGCGCCCTCATCTACGAAAGGGTGGAGAAAAAGAGTCTGATGAAGGGAAAGCCTTCGGTGGCCGAGCTTCTCGAACTAAAGGGCCTGCGGTGA
- a CDS encoding 4Fe-4S dicluster domain-containing protein has protein sequence MFVLAVIYENCTGCHLCELACSFKHHGVFDLSLSRITILTKPEIQTSVQVYCLQCRDAACERVCPVDAISRDTRGAYVIDYDRCIGCRECAYACPFGAISFEIEAKPIKCDLCEGEPECVAVCPHDAIIYMEEKKASRELKKAKAAGVAYGLYGGKETSEHPRKKAEEAVEYLMELVEKSGELDV, from the coding sequence ATGTTTGTCTTGGCGGTCATCTACGAGAACTGCACCGGCTGCCACCTATGCGAGCTCGCCTGCTCATTCAAGCACCACGGCGTCTTCGACCTCTCGCTGTCGAGGATAACGATTCTGACCAAGCCAGAAATCCAGACCTCCGTTCAGGTCTACTGCCTCCAGTGCCGCGACGCCGCCTGCGAGCGTGTCTGTCCCGTGGACGCGATAAGCCGGGACACGAGGGGGGCCTACGTTATAGACTACGACCGCTGCATAGGCTGCAGGGAGTGCGCCTACGCCTGCCCATTCGGGGCGATAAGCTTTGAGATTGAGGCAAAGCCGATAAAGTGCGACCTCTGTGAGGGAGAGCCCGAGTGCGTGGCGGTTTGTCCTCACGATGCCATAATCTACATGGAAGAAAAGAAAGCCTCGCGGGAGCTGAAGAAGGCCAAGGCGGCGGGGGTGGCTTACGGACTCTACGGGGGAAAGGAGACGTCAGAACATCCAAGGAAGAAAGCTGAAGAGGCCGTTGAATACCTGATGGAGCTCGTTGAGAAGAGCGGGGAGCTGGACGTCTGA